The genomic window TTTCTGTGTTTTTGATCTTGAAACGACGGGTGGAAATCATAAGACTGATAAAATCATTGAAATTGGGCTGGTTAAAATTCGTGGTTTAAAAGTAATCGCAGAGAAAAATTTGTTGATAAATCCTGAGATAAAAATCCCGGATTTCATTCAAAAATTAACCTCAATTTCTCAAAAAGATGTGAAGGACAAGCTTACGATTGAAGAAGTTATTGATGAAATTCTTGAGTTTATGGAAAATGATGTACTTGTTGCACATAATACATCTTTTGATATTCCGTTTTTTAATTCTGTTCTCTCAAGGCTTGGAAGGGCCCCTTTGCAAAACCCAAGCATTTGCACAAACTTGATGACCAAGTATCTTATACCAAATCTTATGAATTCGAATTTAAAATATATGAGTTATATTTTCAAAATCAAGCATAAGAAGGCCCATAGAGCGCTTGATGATGCCAAGGCAACGGCCCAATTGCTTTTAAAATATCTTGAAATATTTATTAATAAAGATATAAGAAAGATTAATCATCTTTACTACCCAAGAAATAAATATGAACTTGACCGGGCCAATTATACAAATGATACGCCACTCTCTGAAGTTATTACTAAGATAAAAAACATACAGATTCCTATGCTTATAACGGTGAAGGGTGATAATGGTGTTATTCTTTTTTCAATTCCAATTGAAAATGTGGAAGAAGAGTTAGACTTTATTCATAGTGAGCTAAAAAATTTAGACTGGAAAAACATCACGCTCAAACTCTATGGACCTTTTATAGAAGCATTTATTCATTTTTCAAATCATTTTAATAAAATGACACCTGAAATAAGGGAGAGAGTTGTTGATTTTTTCTGGCAAGTTCATTTGAAGGAAAAGCGACCTAAACATTTTAACAATGAAACGATAGATAAGACATTATTTGAAGAAATATTAAAAATTGATCATACTGTGGGTGAATTTATGATTATGAATCATTTAGTACCCGACCAGTATATCATTTATCCTGTTTGTTCTATTACACAAAAGTCTGAGTTAGTTTTTAGATTTCCTGATCATAAGAAAAAACTCATTCAATATATAAAGTCTAAATCAAACCGAATGGCCAACAACAGAATAAAAAAAACGCAAATGCCAATCGATCTCAAAAACTTTATTCACTACTATATTCTAAAAAAATCGCGAAAAACAAATGATATATTCTTCTTTGGTGGGGCGGATGTTCATAACAATATGAAGGGATTTTTTAACGAACTTGATCATTTTCTATCTAAGAATCCAAATTCCTATCAATATCCCTCCAAATATATTTAAGAAAAATACAATGATGGCCTCAGAATACCTTCCATCTTTGCTCAGGGTGACGAGTTCATAGGCAAATGTACTAAAAGTGGTGAGTGCACCAATCAGACCAAATCTGAATGGCCCATTATACTGGCCTAAATTGATTTTTTCATGCAGCAAAAAAATCAAT from Halobacteriovoraceae bacterium includes these protein-coding regions:
- a CDS encoding 3'-5' exonuclease, producing the protein MTDSSSKKLISEMNFCVFDLETTGGNHKTDKIIEIGLVKIRGLKVIAEKNLLINPEIKIPDFIQKLTSISQKDVKDKLTIEEVIDEILEFMENDVLVAHNTSFDIPFFNSVLSRLGRAPLQNPSICTNLMTKYLIPNLMNSNLKYMSYIFKIKHKKAHRALDDAKATAQLLLKYLEIFINKDIRKINHLYYPRNKYELDRANYTNDTPLSEVITKIKNIQIPMLITVKGDNGVILFSIPIENVEEELDFIHSELKNLDWKNITLKLYGPFIEAFIHFSNHFNKMTPEIRERVVDFFWQVHLKEKRPKHFNNETIDKTLFEEILKIDHTVGEFMIMNHLVPDQYIIYPVCSITQKSELVFRFPDHKKKLIQYIKSKSNRMANNRIKKTQMPIDLKNFIHYYILKKSRKTNDIFFFGGADVHNNMKGFFNELDHFLSKNPNSYQYPSKYI
- a CDS encoding CrcB family protein, whose product is MMQFAFIFLFGGLGACLRFLTSKIVFGILNLSWPATAIVNLVGCLLIFLLHEKINLGQYNGPFRFGLIGALTTFSTFAYELVTLSKDGRYSEAIIVFFLNIFGGILIGIWILR